From bacterium:
TTATGCTGTATCTCTAATTCTTTGGCACTCAGACCTGCTTGATTGGCTATCTCAAATGCCTTCTTTATCTCTTTACTCATCCCCAGTGTTTTGGGTATGTAATTTAGCTTACCCGCATTTTTTATAAAATATATCCATTTATCTGTCCCATCACTTAATTCACTTTCTTCCTTCTTGAATTTTGGCAACTCAATGAAGATTAATTCAATATCTCCACTATATTCAACTAACTCATCCTTCTCTATCAATCTGAAGTAACTGATGACCTTTGGCCACTCACTAAACATCTCAAAATCAGTAATAGTGATAGCAATTATCGGGTTTAATAGATAAAATTCATCACCACATGAAAGTTGCGTAGAATATGCCTTCGCCGCATTGTAGAGAATCCGTTTTTCTAATCCTTCATAATTTAATATTTGCATCTCAATAAGGACGCCACTACCATCTGATAACATTGCCTTGACATCAACATAGGTATCCTTCATCCCTTTAAGTAACGGTATCTGATATGGGTCAACGATGGTTAAATCTTCAATAATGCTTCCATCTTTGAATTTAACCACTGAGTTTATAAAGTTTATAAGTATATCTTTTGATTGTTTGCTTCCAAATACCTTTTTAAAGGCAAAGTCTGTTTTTACATCTA
This genomic window contains:
- a CDS encoding Rpn family recombination-promoting nuclease/putative transposase: DVKTDFAFKKVFGSKQSKDILINFINSVVKFKDGSIIEDLTIVDPYQIPLLKGMKDTYVDVKAMLSDGSGVLIEMQILNYEGLEKRILYNAAKAYSTQLSCGDEFYLLNPIIAITITDFEMFSEWPKVISYFRLIEKDELVEYSGDIELIFIELPKFKKEESELSDGTDKWIYFIKNAGKLNYIPKTLGMSKEIKKAFEIANQAGLSAKELEIQHKRKDFIYIQKASISYAEKKGLEQGLEQGLQQGLEQGEYRKAIETAKSMYKKGVKLEMIAEITGLSEEEINRVVKVAN